In Bactrocera oleae isolate idBacOlea1 chromosome 5, idBacOlea1, whole genome shotgun sequence, a genomic segment contains:
- the Nost gene encoding uncharacterized protein Nost isoform X1 gives MNRLRTQKFKVNAENSNNNNNINNENNNSASNNNVSGLLPTSSLLNKLTKRYSTLSHRITRRHHAGRKGSSPQKVASGSYDMTGAHSDDHRLEIGAPVLISTTTLDADRFDVSEERLRQIGGGIAATSTMVRTINIHSSPQMPSSGSETEVYADALSTPPVVDEPAESAGVEEEEHYELASAGTPKHTIEPVDPDADLNTRLLLKLPIFPVPEMNTQNVSSISVESPASSVEQRTLAAAAVEKVLSSPKPRIPTPPPKLRRRQHSKSAQNLHRAEMKIFLEKTPSMTLDMSLTTADLENCRDLPRLPELFGVSKCSLAPSDYEGNEADKENSSPSLELSPPQCKSDPNTPMCAEQKVCGYLSQQLHFKSVDSLDMRHTNGKRRSVVFSSNASINQHGSKNSLTSHASTIEEFDLKSVSCQSLNAQNLFVSIDELNEITRQINESEEFNDDIDLEYCLHRDNLKPSERRITLLKNKNSRLISFNNNKEKLKKGWHGVKHWIGEESTKLKEVVQKQANLQRVATSKLSLNNSECRQSPSVHGSVLLRGGDSRVGMPVLRDSDTSVVSINLQQSQGATASTVTSPTSAFGVSTDDLVDGSGAGDVSGGANVENEEDLESSFTQRPADETPTVAKLLEGQNGFEELRRYVKQGGDFGKELVMILQERVESETLYSKSLSKMANKLNKACRELPGSIADAWRGVATEMENRSDIHRQLSASLTDEIVKPLKNIVDAHHKTRKSVESNVDKAARTLAEWRVSESKAKKSSHTAARENEKLQDALLDVRIQKSPSIALLHQGPNKLAAEKEIRSAEKDCAKLDSKRKKAEEAVKRADVEYYTLCIRAERARVDWEMAVLRGSSLLQNIENQRLVNMKNFIANYSRLTSNMNPILDGLMQRLQPQVEACNVLKDMQVVKNIRRNSEGPSEQLLPDFYCEHTTLAMNRERRKHALIKLLQLVKADLERERRSRNGLKGLSQSLNNQENQNITDKLYHIRSMLTYLEGARFKLHSALLELDHKPRSSHPLAQHIQVTRDRTGLQQSVLKVPLWLKNNDRMSQDDSASVQENEYECVNQTSNISNASCTDLSKDILVRKFSRSKSNIETLSNKTQLCITSIDKTKTIPANIDNDPYSDRGQADGGSNQQDSDFDEFSSQDDDDEQTTTTNSSGRKEHKAIIEKSTMLANGTATAMSNGATTTPTIYQNAAELHNGQSNMNGNANANGGAPIILSRCKALYSYTPKLYDELELTPGDIIEVHAKQEDGWWLGALGNHVGIFPATYVEEFA, from the exons ATGAATCGTTTACGCACGCAAAAATTCAAAGTAAATGCGgaaaatagcaataacaataacaacatcaaCAATGAGAATAACAATAGTGCCAGTAACAACAATGTGAGCGGTTTACTACCAACGAGCAGTCTGCTGAACAAACTAACGAAGCGTTACTCGACGCTGAGCCATCGCATTACACGGCGACATCATGCCGGCCGCAAAGGCAGTTCGCCACAGAAAGTGGCCTCAGGCAGTTACGATATGACCGGCGCGCATTCGGATGATCATCGTTTGGAAATCGGTGCACCAGTGCTGATATCGACAACGACACTGGATGCGGATCGTTTTGATGTGAGTGAGGAGCGTCTGCGACAGATTGGTGGTGGCATAGCGGCGACCAGCACCATGGTGCGTACAATCAATATACACTCTTCGCCGCAAATGCCGTCGTCAGGCAGCGAGACGGAAGTGTATGCCGATGCCTTAAGTACACCGCCAGTCGTTGATGAACCAGCTGAATCGGCTGGTGTTGAGGAGGAGGAACATTACGAACTGGCATCGGCCGGCACACCAAAGCACACAATCGAGCCTGTAGATCCGGATGCTGATCTCAATACGCGTTTGTTATTGAAATTACCTATATTTCCTGTGCCAGAGATGAACACGCAAAATGTATCATCCATATCGGTCGAATCGCCTGCAAGCAGTGTGGAACAGCGCACTCTGGCTGCGGCAGCCGTTGAAAAGGTGTTGTCGTCACCTAAACCGCGCATACCGACGCCACCACCCAAATTACGTCGTCGCCAACACTCGAAATCAGCGCAGAACCTACACCGCGCCGAGATGAAGATCTTTCTCGAGAAAACGCCATCCATGACTTTGGATATGAGTTTGACTACAGCAGATCTAGAAAACTGTCGTGACTTACCACGTTTGCCGGAGCTCTTTGGCGTTAGCAAGTGTAGCCTTGCGCCTAGTGATTATGAGGGCAATGAGGCTGATAAGGAAAACTCATCTCCGTCTTTGGAGTTGTCACCGCCACAATGCAAAAGTGATCCGAATACGCCAATGTGCGCTGAGCAAAAGGTATGTGGCTATCTCTCGCAACAGCTGCACTTCAAGAGCGTTGATTCGTTAGATATGCGTCACACGAATGGCAAACGCCGCAGTGTTGTCTTCTCCAGCAACGCTTCGATCAATCAGCATGGCTCGAAAAACAGTCTGACGAGTCACGCCAGCACCATTGAAGAGTTCGATTTGAAGTCGGTGAGCTGTCAAAGTCTGAATGCGCAAAATCTGTTTGTCTCCATTGATGAACTCAACGAGATCACGCGCCAAATTAACGAGTCCGAGGAGTTCAATGATGATATCGATTTGGAATATTGCCTACACCGTGACAACCTCAAGCCCAGCGAACGCCGCATTACGCTCTTGAAGAATAAAAACTCGCGTCTTATCagtttcaataataataaagaaaagctTAAGAAAGGTTGGCATGGCGTTAAGCACTGGATTGGCGAGGAGAGCACAAAGTTGAAGGAAGTGGTGCAGAAGCAGGCGAATTTACAACGCGTCGCCACCTCTAAGCTCAGTCTCAACAATTCTGAGTGTCGTCAATCGCCATCCGTGCACGGTAGTGTGTTATTGCGTGGTGGTGATAGTCGCGTGGGTATGCCGGTGCTGCGCGATAGTGACACGAGTGTCGTTAGTATCAATCTGCAGCAGTCACAAGGTGCCACGGCCAGCACAGTAACCAGTCCAACGTCTGCCTTTGGCGTGAGTACTGATGATTTGGTGGATGGTAGTGGTGCTGGAGATGTTAGCGGTGGTGCTAATGTTGAAAATGAGGAGGATTTGGAGTCATCGTTTACGCAACGACCAGCTGATGAAACACCAACAGTTGCGAAGTTATTGGAG GGCCAAAATGGCTTCGAAGAATTGCGACGCTACGTGAAACAAGGTGGTGACTTCGGAAAGGAGCTGGTAATGATACTACAAGAAAG AGTTGAGTCTGAGACATTATACTCGAAATCTCTCTCGAAAATGGCCAACAAATTGAACAAAGCTTGTCGTGAACTGCCCGGCAGCATAGCCGATGCTTGGCGTGGTGTTGCTACCGAAATGGAGAATCGCAGCGATATTCATCGCCAGCTGTCGGCTTCGCTTACAGATGAAATTGTCAAACCACTCAAGAATATAGTCGATGCACATCACAAAACCAGAAAGTCG GTTGAGAGCAACGTGGACAAGGCCGCGCGCACGCTAGCTGAGTGGCGTGTCAGCGAGTCGAAGGCCAAAAAATCTTCACACACAGCTGCTCGCGAAAATGAAAAACTACAGGATGCCTTACTGGACGTACGAATACAGAAATCGCCATCCATTGCTCTGCTACATCAAGGCCCTAATAAGCTTGCTGCCGAAAAGGAAATCAGATCAGCTGAGAAAGATTGCGCTAAATTGGATAGCAAACGTAAGAAGGCCGAGGAGGCTGTCAAACGCGCTGACGTCGAATACTATACGCTCTGCATACGCGCCGAACGCGCTCGTGTCGATTGGGAGATGGCAGTGTTGCGCGGCTCCTCACTGCTGCAGAATATCGAAAACCAGCGTTTggtcaatatgaaaaatttcattGCAAATTATTCGCGTCTCACATCCAATATGAATCCCATATTGGATGGTTTAATGCAACGTTTGCAGCCCCAAGTCGAGGCCTGCAATGTGTTGAAAGATATGCAAGTAGTTAAGAATATACGTCGTAATTCTGAGGGTCCCAGCGAACAATTGTTGCCTGATTTCTATTGTGAACACACCACATTGGCTATGAATCGGGAGCGACGCAAGCATGCGCTTATCAAGCTGCTGCAGTTGGTCAAGGCGGACTTAGAGCGTGAGCGACGCTCACGTAATGGACTAAAGGGTCTTTCCCAGTCGTTGAACAACCAAGAGAATCAAAATATCACCGACAAGTTGTATCAC ATACGCTCGATGCTGACCTATTTGGAGGGTGCACGCTTCAAATTGCACTCAGCATTATTGGAATTGGATCACAAGCCGAGATCGTCACATCCACTGGCACAACATATACAG GTTACACGCGATCGCACCGGCCTACAACAGAGCGTACTTAAAGTGCCGCTCTGGCTAAAGAACAACGATCGCATGAGTCAAGACGACAGCGCATCGGTGCAAGAAAACGAATACGAATGCGTAAATCAAACGTCAAATATATCCAATGCCAGCTGTACCGATCTCAGCAAGGATATACTCGTGCGTAAATTCAGTCGCAGCAAGAGCAACATTGAAACGCTAAGCAACAAGACACAGCTTTGCATTACCAGCATTGATAAGACAAAGACAATACCAGCGAATATCGACAATGATCCGTACAGTGATCGTGGCCAGGCCGATGGCGGTTCGAATCAACAGGATTCGGATTTCGATGAATTCAGCTCGCAggatgatgacgatgagcaaACGACCACCACAAACAGTTCGGGACGCAAAGAACACAAAGCGATTATCGAGAAGAGCACAATGTTGGCGAACGGCACAGCCACGGCCATGTCTAATGGTGCGACGACGACGCCTACAATCTACCAAAATGCGGCAGAGCTACATAACGGACAGAGCAATATGAACGGTAATGCGAATGCGAATGGCGGCGCACCCATTATACTGAGTCGTTGCAAAGCCTTATACAGTTATACACCGAAATTGTATGACGAGCTGGAGTTGACGCCGGGCGATATTATCGAGGTGCACGCCAAGCAGGAGGACGGCTGGTGGCTGGGCGCGTTGGGCAATCACGTGGGCATCTTCCCGGCAACTTATGTGGAGGAATTCGCTTGA
- the Nost gene encoding nostrin isoform X4, whose amino-acid sequence MRTHIFTQTESKRRREGFLVGHAAKMSHFRDNSWPFRNAWKIRKDIFLLNKYYLDVILGQNGFEELRRYVKQGGDFGKELVMILQERVESETLYSKSLSKMANKLNKACRELPGSIADAWRGVATEMENRSDIHRQLSASLTDEIVKPLKNIVDAHHKTRKSVESNVDKAARTLAEWRVSESKAKKSSHTAARENEKLQDALLDVRIQKSPSIALLHQGPNKLAAEKEIRSAEKDCAKLDSKRKKAEEAVKRADVEYYTLCIRAERARVDWEMAVLRGSSLLQNIENQRLVNMKNFIANYSRLTSNMNPILDGLMQRLQPQVEACNVLKDMQVVKNIRRNSEGPSEQLLPDFYCEHTTLAMNRERRKHALIKLLQLVKADLERERRSRNGLKGLSQSLNNQENQNITDKLYHIRSMLTYLEGARFKLHSALLELDHKPRSSHPLAQHIQVTRDRTGLQQSVLKVPLWLKNNDRMSQDDSASVQENEYECVNQTSNISNASCTDLSKDILVRKFSRSKSNIETLSNKTQLCITSIDKTKTIPANIDNDPYSDRGQADGGSNQQDSDFDEFSSQDDDDEQTTTTNSSGRKEHKAIIEKSTMLANGTATAMSNGATTTPTIYQNAAELHNGQSNMNGNANANGGAPIILSRCKALYSYTPKLYDELELTPGDIIEVHAKQEDGWWLGALGNHVGIFPATYVEEFA is encoded by the exons GGCCAAAATGGCTTCGAAGAATTGCGACGCTACGTGAAACAAGGTGGTGACTTCGGAAAGGAGCTGGTAATGATACTACAAGAAAG AGTTGAGTCTGAGACATTATACTCGAAATCTCTCTCGAAAATGGCCAACAAATTGAACAAAGCTTGTCGTGAACTGCCCGGCAGCATAGCCGATGCTTGGCGTGGTGTTGCTACCGAAATGGAGAATCGCAGCGATATTCATCGCCAGCTGTCGGCTTCGCTTACAGATGAAATTGTCAAACCACTCAAGAATATAGTCGATGCACATCACAAAACCAGAAAGTCG GTTGAGAGCAACGTGGACAAGGCCGCGCGCACGCTAGCTGAGTGGCGTGTCAGCGAGTCGAAGGCCAAAAAATCTTCACACACAGCTGCTCGCGAAAATGAAAAACTACAGGATGCCTTACTGGACGTACGAATACAGAAATCGCCATCCATTGCTCTGCTACATCAAGGCCCTAATAAGCTTGCTGCCGAAAAGGAAATCAGATCAGCTGAGAAAGATTGCGCTAAATTGGATAGCAAACGTAAGAAGGCCGAGGAGGCTGTCAAACGCGCTGACGTCGAATACTATACGCTCTGCATACGCGCCGAACGCGCTCGTGTCGATTGGGAGATGGCAGTGTTGCGCGGCTCCTCACTGCTGCAGAATATCGAAAACCAGCGTTTggtcaatatgaaaaatttcattGCAAATTATTCGCGTCTCACATCCAATATGAATCCCATATTGGATGGTTTAATGCAACGTTTGCAGCCCCAAGTCGAGGCCTGCAATGTGTTGAAAGATATGCAAGTAGTTAAGAATATACGTCGTAATTCTGAGGGTCCCAGCGAACAATTGTTGCCTGATTTCTATTGTGAACACACCACATTGGCTATGAATCGGGAGCGACGCAAGCATGCGCTTATCAAGCTGCTGCAGTTGGTCAAGGCGGACTTAGAGCGTGAGCGACGCTCACGTAATGGACTAAAGGGTCTTTCCCAGTCGTTGAACAACCAAGAGAATCAAAATATCACCGACAAGTTGTATCAC ATACGCTCGATGCTGACCTATTTGGAGGGTGCACGCTTCAAATTGCACTCAGCATTATTGGAATTGGATCACAAGCCGAGATCGTCACATCCACTGGCACAACATATACAG GTTACACGCGATCGCACCGGCCTACAACAGAGCGTACTTAAAGTGCCGCTCTGGCTAAAGAACAACGATCGCATGAGTCAAGACGACAGCGCATCGGTGCAAGAAAACGAATACGAATGCGTAAATCAAACGTCAAATATATCCAATGCCAGCTGTACCGATCTCAGCAAGGATATACTCGTGCGTAAATTCAGTCGCAGCAAGAGCAACATTGAAACGCTAAGCAACAAGACACAGCTTTGCATTACCAGCATTGATAAGACAAAGACAATACCAGCGAATATCGACAATGATCCGTACAGTGATCGTGGCCAGGCCGATGGCGGTTCGAATCAACAGGATTCGGATTTCGATGAATTCAGCTCGCAggatgatgacgatgagcaaACGACCACCACAAACAGTTCGGGACGCAAAGAACACAAAGCGATTATCGAGAAGAGCACAATGTTGGCGAACGGCACAGCCACGGCCATGTCTAATGGTGCGACGACGACGCCTACAATCTACCAAAATGCGGCAGAGCTACATAACGGACAGAGCAATATGAACGGTAATGCGAATGCGAATGGCGGCGCACCCATTATACTGAGTCGTTGCAAAGCCTTATACAGTTATACACCGAAATTGTATGACGAGCTGGAGTTGACGCCGGGCGATATTATCGAGGTGCACGCCAAGCAGGAGGACGGCTGGTGGCTGGGCGCGTTGGGCAATCACGTGGGCATCTTCCCGGCAACTTATGTGGAGGAATTCGCTTGA
- the Nost gene encoding nostrin isoform X5: protein MRTHIFTQTESKRRREGFLVGHAAKMSHFRDNSWGQNGFEELRRYVKQGGDFGKELVMILQERVESETLYSKSLSKMANKLNKACRELPGSIADAWRGVATEMENRSDIHRQLSASLTDEIVKPLKNIVDAHHKTRKSVESNVDKAARTLAEWRVSESKAKKSSHTAARENEKLQDALLDVRIQKSPSIALLHQGPNKLAAEKEIRSAEKDCAKLDSKRKKAEEAVKRADVEYYTLCIRAERARVDWEMAVLRGSSLLQNIENQRLVNMKNFIANYSRLTSNMNPILDGLMQRLQPQVEACNVLKDMQVVKNIRRNSEGPSEQLLPDFYCEHTTLAMNRERRKHALIKLLQLVKADLERERRSRNGLKGLSQSLNNQENQNITDKLYHIRSMLTYLEGARFKLHSALLELDHKPRSSHPLAQHIQVTRDRTGLQQSVLKVPLWLKNNDRMSQDDSASVQENEYECVNQTSNISNASCTDLSKDILVRKFSRSKSNIETLSNKTQLCITSIDKTKTIPANIDNDPYSDRGQADGGSNQQDSDFDEFSSQDDDDEQTTTTNSSGRKEHKAIIEKSTMLANGTATAMSNGATTTPTIYQNAAELHNGQSNMNGNANANGGAPIILSRCKALYSYTPKLYDELELTPGDIIEVHAKQEDGWWLGALGNHVGIFPATYVEEFA from the exons GGCCAAAATGGCTTCGAAGAATTGCGACGCTACGTGAAACAAGGTGGTGACTTCGGAAAGGAGCTGGTAATGATACTACAAGAAAG AGTTGAGTCTGAGACATTATACTCGAAATCTCTCTCGAAAATGGCCAACAAATTGAACAAAGCTTGTCGTGAACTGCCCGGCAGCATAGCCGATGCTTGGCGTGGTGTTGCTACCGAAATGGAGAATCGCAGCGATATTCATCGCCAGCTGTCGGCTTCGCTTACAGATGAAATTGTCAAACCACTCAAGAATATAGTCGATGCACATCACAAAACCAGAAAGTCG GTTGAGAGCAACGTGGACAAGGCCGCGCGCACGCTAGCTGAGTGGCGTGTCAGCGAGTCGAAGGCCAAAAAATCTTCACACACAGCTGCTCGCGAAAATGAAAAACTACAGGATGCCTTACTGGACGTACGAATACAGAAATCGCCATCCATTGCTCTGCTACATCAAGGCCCTAATAAGCTTGCTGCCGAAAAGGAAATCAGATCAGCTGAGAAAGATTGCGCTAAATTGGATAGCAAACGTAAGAAGGCCGAGGAGGCTGTCAAACGCGCTGACGTCGAATACTATACGCTCTGCATACGCGCCGAACGCGCTCGTGTCGATTGGGAGATGGCAGTGTTGCGCGGCTCCTCACTGCTGCAGAATATCGAAAACCAGCGTTTggtcaatatgaaaaatttcattGCAAATTATTCGCGTCTCACATCCAATATGAATCCCATATTGGATGGTTTAATGCAACGTTTGCAGCCCCAAGTCGAGGCCTGCAATGTGTTGAAAGATATGCAAGTAGTTAAGAATATACGTCGTAATTCTGAGGGTCCCAGCGAACAATTGTTGCCTGATTTCTATTGTGAACACACCACATTGGCTATGAATCGGGAGCGACGCAAGCATGCGCTTATCAAGCTGCTGCAGTTGGTCAAGGCGGACTTAGAGCGTGAGCGACGCTCACGTAATGGACTAAAGGGTCTTTCCCAGTCGTTGAACAACCAAGAGAATCAAAATATCACCGACAAGTTGTATCAC ATACGCTCGATGCTGACCTATTTGGAGGGTGCACGCTTCAAATTGCACTCAGCATTATTGGAATTGGATCACAAGCCGAGATCGTCACATCCACTGGCACAACATATACAG GTTACACGCGATCGCACCGGCCTACAACAGAGCGTACTTAAAGTGCCGCTCTGGCTAAAGAACAACGATCGCATGAGTCAAGACGACAGCGCATCGGTGCAAGAAAACGAATACGAATGCGTAAATCAAACGTCAAATATATCCAATGCCAGCTGTACCGATCTCAGCAAGGATATACTCGTGCGTAAATTCAGTCGCAGCAAGAGCAACATTGAAACGCTAAGCAACAAGACACAGCTTTGCATTACCAGCATTGATAAGACAAAGACAATACCAGCGAATATCGACAATGATCCGTACAGTGATCGTGGCCAGGCCGATGGCGGTTCGAATCAACAGGATTCGGATTTCGATGAATTCAGCTCGCAggatgatgacgatgagcaaACGACCACCACAAACAGTTCGGGACGCAAAGAACACAAAGCGATTATCGAGAAGAGCACAATGTTGGCGAACGGCACAGCCACGGCCATGTCTAATGGTGCGACGACGACGCCTACAATCTACCAAAATGCGGCAGAGCTACATAACGGACAGAGCAATATGAACGGTAATGCGAATGCGAATGGCGGCGCACCCATTATACTGAGTCGTTGCAAAGCCTTATACAGTTATACACCGAAATTGTATGACGAGCTGGAGTTGACGCCGGGCGATATTATCGAGGTGCACGCCAAGCAGGAGGACGGCTGGTGGCTGGGCGCGTTGGGCAATCACGTGGGCATCTTCCCGGCAACTTATGTGGAGGAATTCGCTTGA